Proteins encoded by one window of Arachis hypogaea cultivar Tifrunner chromosome 1, arahy.Tifrunner.gnm2.J5K5, whole genome shotgun sequence:
- the LOC112783038 gene encoding LOB domain-containing protein 27-like, whose product MTLKGGTTQACAACKFQRRKCTPECLLAPYFPADQPKVFLNVHKLFGVSNIVKILKDVDPSQKKNAMESIIVQASYRDKYPVRGCVEEICRLQNQIWLHEEELHAVYQQLEMCRQHQQQQHQGIHHVVPDDLASQLEVGMAPRAANNALPLFNHAPQPQQQQQQVYNTSVAALPVSQQHSYSNSNSVDYNSLYIESKENNNNGTNPLWVPYANNNGSPIAMQSQMVTSQALSMHQEAAGDYDEMHPFFETIDDRQSYIYSKEAYESSSEESLKDSRKCTEHVAENELKSAAACFSLTSVN is encoded by the exons ATGACCCTTAAGGGTGGAACCACACAGGCCTGCGCTGCATGCAAATTTCAGAGAAGAAAGTGCACTCCTGAGTGTCTTCTTGCACCATACTTCCCTGCAGACCAACCAAAAGTGTTCCTTAATGTCCACAAGCTATTTGGGGTGAGCAACATTGTGAAAATATTAAAGGACGTGGATCCTAGTCAGAAGAAGAATGCTATGGAGTCCATCATCGTTCAAGCTAGTTATCGCGATAAGTACCCGGTTCGTGGTTGCGTGGAAGAAATTTGCAGGCTGCAAAACCAAATTTGGCTGCACGAAGAAGAGCTTCATGCTGTGTATCAGCAGCTTGAGATGTGCAGGCAACACCAACAGCAGCAGCACCAAGGGATTCATCACGTTGTTCCTGATGATCTTGCATCACAGTTAGAGGTGGGAATGGCGCCACGCGCTGCCAACAATGCTCTTCCGCTGTTTAATCACGCGCCACAGccccagcagcagcagcaacaggtTTACAATACTTCTGTGGCTGCTTTGCCTGTGTCACAGCAACATTCATATTCCAACAGCAACAGTGTGGATTATAACTCCCTTTACATTGAATCCAAGGAAAACAACAATAATGGAACAAATCCTTTGTGGGTACCTTATGCAAATAACAATGGAAGTCCCATAGCAATGCAGTCTCAGATGGTTACCTCACAGGCACTATCCATGCACCAAGAAGCTGCTGGGGATTATGATGAGATGCATCCATTTTTCGAAACGATTGATGATAGGCAATCATATATTTATTCCAAGGAGGCTTATGAATCAAG CTCAGAAGAATCACTGAAAGATTCAAGAAAGTGCACCGAGCACGTTGCTGAGAATGAATTGAAGAGTGCTGCCGCATGCTTCAGCCTTACCAGTGTCAACTAA
- the LOC112710672 gene encoding zinc finger protein BRUTUS-like At1g18910: MDGGDHSSSLSDNDEDENELPDILSRVRLVDAPVLLFVCFHHALRSELSQLRRLAETASFDDRSQEPRGEVILKLQRRFRFLKLAFKYHCAAEDEVIFIALDRHVKNVVSTYSLEHKSTNDLYDSIIHLLDEPMPLHKNISKLFQELVYCIGILQTSIYQHMLKEEEQVFPLVIQKLPTEEQASLVWQFICSVPIILLEELLPWMVSFLSEEKQAEVTQCINEIAPMEKTLQEVLVSWIGSNQQSFTEVSFKDEVQGGAQSLDIARSFPLGSCNRNFKELSSQMEVNGPKDKDGTTQVNVLHLWHDAIIKDLEEILKELCLIKNCSCFQNLESLLIQLKFFADVLTFYSNAQKRLVLKKLAGDWLSKSTENFCDVSHIEDLQQLLFYRSESGMPLCEFVGNLCQKLESFVSRLRKQFAFQENEVFPVIRKNCSNGMQEGLLSLSLYMMPLGLVKGAITWFSVHLPEKESRSILYFKKKGNDVACKGFASLLQEWFRIGYSGKTSIEKFRQDLHHMFKSKYSFLPEQIKKAPGFSLNSDCLPHKVSSKMCLSYPSPSGSNKYDTPYSTGINLHILFPATVVKLHQKLGCHAANSSSVSFLEDPKPIDIIFFFHKAIKKDLDYLVLGSAQLEDNAELLMDFHKRFHIIYFLYQIHSDAEDEIVFPALEASGRLKNISHAYAFDHNVEVKHFNKISHILHKMSELDILVSTSLVRYQHLCRKLQQICKSMHKSLSGHIDREEAEIWPLSREFFSNKEQGKIIGCMLGRIGAQILQDMIPWLMASLTQKEQHVLMFLWSMATKNTMFNEWLSEWWDGYSITKPEEGTKHALKETVEPLEIISKYFSEEVLDELQEEPSSNTNTDFHQKDHIGDNVQLSNNKFDRTVKVQAAAQNKNEISKSTNRFHDNNKHGWNQEKEGITNPIKIEDQSFQFRHNSRHYDRLLKLSQDDLEKAIRRVTRDSSLDPQEKSYIIQNLLISRWIIRQKISFTEVDVKNDEQEFPGKHPSYRDPLKLIYGCKHYKRNCKIFCPCCNQLHTCIHCHNEVSDHIIDRKSITKMMCMECLNIQPINATCSTSSCKLTMAKYYCWICRLFEDEKEIYHCPYCNLCRVGKGLGTTYFHCMSCNACMSRSLLVHTCREKHLEDNCPICHEYIFTSLAPVKALPCGHVMHSACFQEYTGFNYTCPICSKSIVDMQDYFKKLDSLLAEEKMSDELSSRTQVILCNDCEKKGVAPFHWRYHKCPYCGSYNTRVL; encoded by the exons ATGGACGGCGGCGATCATTCTTCTTCCCTCTCCGATAACGATGAGGACGAGAACGAACTACCGGACATTCTCTCCCGAGTTCGACTCGTCGACGCTCCCGTGCTCTTGTTTGTTTGTTTCCACCACGCTCTTCGCTCTGAACTCAGCCAGCTCCGCCGCTTGGCAGAAACGGCGTCGTTCGATGATCGGTCTCAGGAACCGAGAGGAGAAGTTATTCTCAAGCTTCAACGGCGGTTCCGGTTTCTTAAACTTGCTTTCAAGTATCACTGTGCTGCGGAAGACGAG GTTATCTTTATTGCGTTGGATAGACACGTGAAAAATGTGGTATCTACATATTCCCTTGAACATAAAAGCACCAATGACCTCTACGATTCCATTATTCACTTATTGGATGAGCCGATGCCCCTGCATAAGAATATTTCCAAGCTGTTCCAAGAACTTGTGTACTGCATCGGCATCTTGCAAACTTCCATCTACCAACATATGCTGAAAGAAGAAGAGCAG GTTTTTCCACTGGTGATACAAAAATTACCTACCGAAGAACAGGCTTCGCTTGTGTGGCAATTCATATGTAGTGTTCCTATAATATTGCTGGAGGAACTTTTGCCATGGATGGTATCCTTCCTTTCCGAAGAGAAACAAGCAGAAGTCACTCAGTGTATAAATGAAATTGCACCAATGGAAAAAACACTCCAAGAG GTTTTGGTTTcttggattggaagcaaccaacaaAGCTTCACTGAAGTCTCTTTTAAGGATGAAGTTCAAGGTGGTGCTCAATCCTTAGATATTGCAAGATCATTTCCGTTGGGTTCTTGCAATAGGAACTTCAAAGAACTTTCAAGTCAGATGGAAGTGAATGGCCCAAAAGACAAAGATGGGACAACCCAGGTTAATGTTCTTCATCTTTGGCATGATGCCATCATAAAGGATTTGGAAGAAATTCTGAAAGAACTTTGTTTAATAAAAAACTGCAGCTGCTTTCAGAATTTAGAATCACTGCTTATCCAATTGAAATTCTTTGCTGATGTCCTCACCTTCTACAG CAATGCTCAGAAAAGATTAGTATTGAAGAAACTTGCTGGTGACTGGTTGTCAAAGTCTACGGAAAACTTTTGTGATGTAAGTCACATTGAAGATTTACAGCAGTTGTTATTCTATAGATCGGAAAGTGGAATGCCTTTGTGCGAATTCGTAGGGAACCTTTGTCAAAAACTTGAATCATTCGTATCAAGGCTCAGAAAACAATTCGCCTTTCAAGAAAATGAG GTATTTCCTGTCATTAGAAAGAATTGCAGCAATGGGATGCAAGAGGGACTTCTGAGCTTGAGCCTGTATATGATGCCACTTGGGTTAGTAAAGGGTGCTATAACTTGGTTTTCAGTTCACCTGCCTGAAAAAGAATCCAGGTCCATTCTCTATTtcaaaaagaaaggaaatgatGTTGCCTGTAAAGGTTTTGCATCGCTCTTACAAGAGTGGTTCCGCATTGGGTATTCAGGTAAAACTTCTATTGAAAAATTCCGACAGGACTTGCACCATATGTTCAAAAGCAAATACTCTTTCTTACCTGAGCAAATCAAGAAAGCGCCTGGGTTTTCTTTAAATTCTGACTGCCTGCCTCATAAGGTCTCTAGCAAGATGTGTCTGTCCTATCCCTCACCTTCGGGATCCAACAAGTACGACACACCATACTCCACAGGAATTAATCTGCATATACTTTTTCCGGCCACAGTTGTTAAGTTGCATCAGAAGCTGGGATGCCATGCGGCAAATAGTTCTTCTGTTTCCTTTCTTGAAGATCCAAAACCAATTgacataatatttttctttcacaAGGCTATCAAGAAAGATTTGGACTACCTAGTTCTTGGCTCAGCTCAGTTAGAAGACAATGCTGAGTTGCTTATGGATTTCCACAAGCGATTCCACATCATATATTTTCTTTATCAAATCCATAGTGATGCAGAGGATGAAATAGTTTTCCCAGCTTTGGAGGCAAGTGGTAGGCTAAAAAACATTAGCCATGCCTACGCTTTCGATCACAATGTTGAAGTTAAACACTTCAATAAAATATCCCACATCCTTCATAAGATGTCTGAATTAGATATTTTGGTTTCTACATCCTTGGTAAGGTATCAGCATTTATGTAGGAAGCTGCAACAAATCTGCAAATCAATGCATAAATCACTTTCAGGCCATATTGACCGGGAGGAAGCAGAAATTTGGCCTCTAAGTAGAGAATTCTTCTCAAATAAGGAGCAAGGGAAGATCATAGGATGCATGCTTGGAAGAATAGGAGCACAGATATTGCAAGATATGATACCTTGGCTAATGGCATCGTTAACACAGAAAGAACAGCATGTTTTAATGTTCTTATGGTCCATGGCTACTAAAAATACAATGTTCAACGAGTGGCTAAGTGAATGGTGGGATGGGTACAGTATAACTAAGCCAGaagagggaacaaagcatgcaCTTAAAGAGACTGTTGAGCCACTGGAGATAATATCTAAATACTTTTCtgaagaagttcttgatgaattACAAGAAGAACCCTCATCCAACACAAATACTGATTTTCATCAGAAGGATCATATTGGTGATAATGTCCAGCTGTCTAACAACAAATTTGATCGCACAGTTAAGGTTCAAGCTGCAGCacagaataaaaatgaaatttcAAAATCCACAAATCGTTTTCATGATAACAACAAACATGGTTGGAATCAAGAAAAGGAAGGAATCACAAATCCAATCAAAATTGAAGATCAATCATTTCAATTTCGTCACAATTCCAGGCATTATGACCGGCTTCTGAAACTGAGTCAAGATGATCTGGAGAAAGCAATAAGAAGGGTAACTCGCGATTCCTCCTTAGATCCTCAAGAAAAGTCATACATAATACAGAACCTGCTAATAAG CCGTTGGATTATTAGACAGAAGATATCCTTTACAGAAGTTGATGTCAAAAATGATGAGCAGGAATTTCCTGGGAAGCATCCATCCTATAGGGATCCTCTCAAACTAATTTATGGTTGCAAACATTACAAGAGAAACTGTAAGATTTTTTGCCCCTGTTGCAACCAACTTCATACTTGCATACATTGCCATAATGAGGTATCGGACCATATAATTGACAG GAAATCTATTACAAAAATGATGTGCATGGAGTGCTTAAACATTCAGCCCATTAATGCCACATGCTCAACTTCTTCCTGCAAGTTAACCATGGCAAAATATTACTGCTGGATCTGCAGATTATTTGAGGATGAAAA GGAAATTTACCACTGTCCCTATTGTAACCTGTGCCGAGTTGGGAAGGGCTTGGGTACCACGTACTTTCATTGCATGAGTTGCAATGCATGTATGTCGCGTAGTCTTTTGGTACACACATGCCGGGAAAAACATTTAGAGGACAACTGTCCAATTTGTCATGAATATATCTTCACATCCCTGGCTCCGGTAAAAGCCCTTCCATGTGGTCATGTGATGCACTCAGCATGCTTTCAG GAATATACCGGCTTTAACTATACCTGCCCCATATGTAGCAAGTCAATTGTAGACATGCAG GACTATTTTAAGAAGTTAGATTCTTTATTGGCCGAAGAGAAAATGTCTGATGAGCTTTCCAGTCGAACTCAG GTTATATTATGTAATGACTGCGAAAAGAAAGGAGTAGCTCCCTTCCACTGGCGTTACCACAAATGCCCTTATTGTGGTTCCTACAACACCAGAGTTCTATGA